Genomic DNA from Enterococcus saccharolyticus subsp. saccharolyticus:
TATCAAACGTCAACAATATCAGCTGGAATTTAGGAAATGCTGATTGGGTTGGTAAAACAGGAACAACCGATGAATATGTCGATTCTTGGTTAGTTGTTTCAACACCAAGCATTACCTTAAGTAGTTGGGCTGGACGTGATGATAGTCAACCAACAGATTCAAATGCAGGTCAACGCACGGCGCAATATATGGCGTATCTAGCTAATGCGATTTATCAAGTTAATCCAGATGTGATTGGTGTCGATAAAGAATTCAAACTAGATAAGAGTGTCAAAGAATACAAAGTTTCTGACTTAACAGGAGCTAAACCTGGTGGACGGATGACGGTTAATAATACAACATTCAACATTCCAAGTAACACGACGACTTCTTATTGGGCTAAAGGTGGTCCAGCGAAAGTCAGCTTCCGTTTCGGAATTGGTGGTACAGATTCAAATTATGTTGATTATTGGAAATCAGCGATTCCAAAAGCACAAACCAATACCCGTAGACGTTAAAAAAATCTCGTAGGCCGTTATGGTCTACGAGATTTTTTGTTTAGTTTGATTTAGTTGAACCTTTTTCTAAGATATTATAAGGTAAAACAATCGTTTTTTGTTCCACTTCTTCTTTATTCATCATTTTTGTCAATAGACGCATAGCAACTGCACCGATATCATATAACGGTTGACTAACACTTGATAATCTTGGACGAGAAACATCTGTTAATAATGAGTTGTTGCTTGTTAAGATTTCGAAGTCTTCTGGCACTTTCACGCCACGATCGTATAATCCATCTAAAATACCAATCGCTAATTCATCATCCGTTACATATGCAGCTGTCGCACCGCTGTTTAATAAACGATCAACAATTGCTAAACCATCTTTGAATGAATAAGGTGCTTCAAAGATTAAGCCTTCATTGTATTCTAAATTGCTTTCTTTTAACGCTTCTTTGTAACCATTTAAACGGTTTTGGCCATTAATCGGGTCAATTAATGCCCCACTTACAAAAGCAATTTTCTCATTGCCGTTTTTAGCTAACAAGCTAACCGCATCTTTTGTGGCTGCTGTATAATCAATATTTACACTACCTACTTGTTCATCTGGATCAATTGAACCAGCTAAGACTACAGGTGTTTTTGAGCGTGAAAATTCACCACGAACTTCATCAGTAATACGATGTCCCATAAAAATGACACCATCCACTTGTTTCGCTAATAAATTATTCAACACATTCACTTCTTTCAAACTATCGCCGTCTGAATTTGCCAAAATGATGTTATATTTGTACATTGTTGCCACATCATCAATCCCACGTGCTAAAGAAGCAAAAAACATGTTACTTACATCCGGAATAATGACACCGACTGTAGTTGTTTTTTTGCTAGCTAATCCACGAGCAACTGCGTTTGGACGGTAATCAAGACGATCAATGACTTCAAGTACCTTTTTACGAGTGGCTGGTTTGACATTGGGATTTCCGTTAACGACACGAGAGACGGTAGCCATTGATACATTGGCTTCACGAGCAACATCATAAATAGTAATCGTTTGTTTCTCCATATTGTTTTTTCTCCTATCTACTTTCATTTTCTGAAAACCTTGCTTACATTTCTTAGATAGAATAGCAAATTTCTTTCACATTTGCAACCGTTTTAGTTTCATTTTCATGAAAATAATTTTACTGACATCATTTTGGCAGAATAGTGGTACAATAATAAATAATTGTAAAAGAAAGAAGGCACACTATGAATCAAGAAAAAGTGAACGAATTAACCCGATGGATGAAAGCTAAAAAAATTGATGTCGCCTACGTCACCAATCCGAACTCAATTGCGTATTTATCTGGTTTTACCAGTGACCCTCATGAACGTGTAATGGCGCTCTTCTTCTCGCCAAACCAAGATCCTTTTTTATTTACGCCAGCTTTAGAAGCGGATACCGCTCGTCAAAGCAATTGGCCTTACGATGTGGTTGGTTATTTAGATACGCAAAATCCATGGCAAGTAATTGCTGAAGAAATAACCACTCGTTATGGAAAACCACAACAACTGGCAATTGAAAAGTCAGCGTTTACATTAGATCGTTTTGAACAACTAGCTAGTTATTTCCCAACAACAGATTTTTCAAATGACTTAACAACTGTGATCCAACAAATGCAATTACGTAAAACAACAGCCGAAATTGAAACATTAATTGAAGCGGGGAATTGGGCAGATGTGGCATTTGAAGTTGGCTTTGCTGCGATTAAAGAAGGCGTAACCGAAGCCGAAATTGCTGCTGAAATTGATTACCAATTAAAACGTCAAGGCGTTTCGCACATGTCCTTTGATACGACTGTTTTAGTGGGTGCCCATGCCGCTAGTCCACATGGTGCGCCTAATCAAACAACCGTTAAAGCGAACGAACTTGTGTTATTTGATTTAGGGGTGATTTGGAAAGGTTATTGTAGTGATGCGACACGCACCGTTGCTTACAAAGAACCAACCGCGTTTCAAGAAAAAATTTACAAAATTGTCTTGGAAGCACAATTAGCCGCTCAAGCAGCGGTGAAACCAGGAATTACTGCCAGTGAATTAGATAAAATTGCACGTGATATCATTACCGACTATGGCTATGGTGATGCCTTTAATCATCGCTTAGGACACGGCATCGGCACTTCAATTCATGAATTTCCATCGCTCGTTGCAGGCAATGATTTAGTTATTGAAGAAGGTATGTGCTTCTCGATTGAACCAGGAATTTATTTGCCAGACCAAGTTGGTGTCCGTATTGAAGACTGTGTCTATGTCACAAAAGACGGCTGTGAAGCTTTAACAAAAACACCAAAAGAACTGTGTATCATCGACTAAAATGGAGACAAAAAAATAGCCCCGTGAGAAAAGGCAAGTTCGCTTACCTATATCACAGGGCTATTTTTTATGCCGATGCTCATCCGATTTCTTTAACAAATAATAGCTTGGCTTTTTGCACGATTGTTTTAGTCGTCGAAACAAATTCATAATGCACAGAAAAATGATAAACTTCATCTTCTACCATCAATTTGCCGGTACAAGAACCATATTTCCCATGACTAATACTAGCAATAACAGTCATTTCTTGTATTTGTTGGGGAATTTGTTTTCCTCCTGCAATAACGAGTTGCCAATCCGCTGCGACTACCTCTTTTGAGAGATTATTTTGTATTAAAGCGATTGTAAAGTCTTCAATAAATTGATTTTTCGGTGAATTGCGACATGTTTGACTTCTATGAATATTCATCGTTTCTCCTTCAAAAAAGACTGTGCCATAAGTCTATGCAATAGGACACCATCTGAACAATTAAGGAACAAAAAATTTGTTCGGATAAGGTTGTCTCATTTTGACTTATGTCACAGCCCATTCAGCTTTTTATGCTTCTGGATTATTTTCTTCAATTTTTTCTTTTAATTCTTCTACTGTTTCTTCAAAATCATCTTTGGCGATTTCTGTAGTTTCAGCAGCTTCTTCTTTCGCATCGATGACGATGTCTTTGGCTTCATCTACACCTTCAGCAACTGTTTCTTGAACATCTTCTGCGGTATCTTTCACGTCGATAATAATATCATCGGCAGCATCAGAAGCTTGGTCAGCTACCTCATCTGCTGTTTTTTTGAAGCGATTTGCAAATTCGCTCGTTTGATCTTGGACGATGTCAACAAAATCTGAAGAAGTATCTTGGAAATCTTCATATGAATCAACTGCTTTTTCTTTTAAAGATTGGGCTAAATCTTCTGCTTGTTGACCAAATTCGCTCGCTTTTTCTTTCGCTAAATCTGTTAGGTCTTCGCCTTTTTCTTTCGCAATATCTGTATAATCAGATGCAGCATCTAATAAATCATCAATTTGTTTTCCTAATTTATCACGTAATGCTTTTCCTGATTCAGGAGCTAATAATAATGCTGTTACGGCCGCAGCAGTACCACCAATCACTGCACCTAATAAAAATCCGCCTTTTTTACTCATATGATTCCCTCCAATTATTCTGCGTTTTCTTTGTTTTTGTTAAAAAATTTCATTGCTGTTTGTCCTACTTTCCCAGCAATTGTTGCTTGAGCTGTTGTACGTCCTAAAGTTCCCAAACGTGAAACAAGATTACGTCCAGAATAGTTCAATTCTGACACGCTTGTACTTAAGTCCGCCACCGCTGTAAATAATGGATCGATAGTTGCTACTTTTTGATTCACATCTTGTAGCAATTCATTACTTTTGACTAGTAATCCTTCCACTTCTCTCGAAAGAATATCTACATCTCTAGTCACTACTTTGATTGTGTTATTGGCTTCTGAAATAGTTGTTTGCACAGATGAGACCGTTTTATCCACTTTAATCAAGACACGAACCAAGAATAAAACAAGTACCGCAAAAGCAATAGCTGCAATCAATCCTGCAATTCCCCCAGCAGTCATAACAAAACTCCCTTCAAACTTTCTAGTTCTTACATTGATAAGCATATCATTTCAAAATTTATTATACAAATAAAAGCGATATCACTGACACAATTTTTTTAAAGAAAAACCCCTTTTTTTCGCTTGTCTTCGAAAAAAGGGGGCTTGTTATGTGTATTGAAAACCCCTGGCTAAGCCGGGGGTTCCAAAGAGCTTCCAGCGAGGTATTAAAAAAGCCTCCCAAAAATGATAAGATGAAATTGGTTTCCCGACCACCACATCCATCAATTTAGGAGGTGCCTATTATGAAAAAGGCTAATGAAAGTTTATCACACACGACATGGAAATGTAAGTACCACATTGTTTTTGCACCAAAATATAGACGACAAGTGATTTATGGAAAGTATAAGAAAAGTATAGGTGAGATCATCCGAACATTATGTGAAAGAAAAGGAGTGGAGATCATCGAAGCAAATGCGTGCAAAGATCATATCCACTTACTCGTAAGTATCCCACCAAAATATAGTGTATCAGGTTTTGTAGGCTATTTAAAAGGCAAGAGTAGCTTAATGATTTTTGACAGACATGCGAATTTGAAGTATCGGTATGGGAACCGAAAATTTTGGTGTAGAGGGTATTACGTGGATACAGTAGGAAGAAATAAGAAGCAGATCGAAGAATACATTCGGAATCAAGTACAAGAAGATTATGTAGCAGATCAGCTAACATTGTTTGAAGAGTATGATCCGTTTACAGGACAAAAAAACAAGAAGAAGTGAAAGAGATTCTTTAAGGATCAGTGAGTAAAAGTGGTGCAAGTGGGAAACCGTTCAGGAAGCCTTTTAGGCTATGGCCGGTAAAAGAGGCTTTCAGCCGAAGAACAAACCTCCAGTTCACACTGGAGGTTTTGATTTTTGTTAGTCTTCTTCTACAACTGTTTCTTCCACTACTTCTTTAACAACCGGTTGTTTTTTAGCAGCTAACTCTTGACCAATTTCAATTAAAAATGCTTCTAAGTTATCTTTGACTTCTGGGTGAACCAAGCCATATTCAATACTTGTTTTCAAGAAACCAAATTTATCGCCAACATCATAACGTTTTCCTTTGAATTCTCTTGCAAACACGCGTTGTGTTTGGTTTAACGTATCAATTGCGTCAGTTAACTGAATCTCATTACCCGCGCCTGGTGTTTGATTTTCTAAAATATCAAAAATTTCAGGTGTAAGTAAGTAACGACCAATAATCGCTAAATCACTTGGTGCTTCTTCAGGCGATGGTTTTTCCACGAAGTTTTTAACGTTATATAAACCATCTTCCACTTGATCACCTGGATCGATAATGCCGTATTTTGATGTTTCTTCATGAGGAACATCCATTACCGCAATTGTCGACGCATGCGTGCGCTCATAATCATCAATTAATTGTTTGCTTAATGGCACCGTATCTTCCATCAAATCATCGCCTAACATCACGATAAAGGGTTCATTTCCCACAAAAGCTTTGGCTTGCAATACCGCATGTCCTAGACCTCTTGGATGCGATTGGCGAATAAAATGCAAATTAACATCAGTCGTTTCTTCCACTAATTTTAATAATTCATCTTTGCCTTTTTCTTTTAAATTCATTTCTAACTCTAAGTTAGCATCAAAATGATCTTCAATTGGACGTTTAGCTTTTCCAGTGACAATCAAAATATCTTCAATCCCTGATTTCAAGGCTTCTTCCACGATAAATTGAATCGTTGGTTTATCAACGATTGGTAACATTTCCTTTGCCATCGCCTTTGTTGCAGGTAAGAAACGCGTTCCTAAACCTGCTGCAGGAATAACTGCTTTTTTTACTCTCATTACGGTGTTCTCCTCCATACAACTATTTTTGTGAAAATTCATTTTCCACTTTCCCATCTCGTAACATAATATCTCTTGCGGCTTGTTGAATATCTTTTCCTTCGTATAATACGCTATAAATTGTAGCCGTGATTGGCATATCAACATTCAAGCTTTCTGCCAACTCCATGGCCGCTTTTGTAGTCGCCACACCCTCTACAATCATACCCATATTATCTAAGACTTCATCTAAATTTTTGCCTTTTCCTAATAAATTACCTGCCCGCCAGTTACGTGAATGGACACTTGTACAAGTAACGATTAGGTCACCGACACCACTTAAGCCAATAAAAGTTAATGGGTCTGCGCCCATCGCTACTCCTAAGCGACTAATTTCTGCTAAACCACGTGTCATAATCGCAGCTTTCGCGTCATCACCAAAGCCTAAACCAGCGATAGCACCTGCACCAATGGCAATGATATTTTTTAAAGCGGCACCTGTTTCAACACCAATGACATCATGATTCGTATAAATACGGAAATAATCATTCATAAAAAGGTCTTGCACATATTTCGCGGCTTCTTCGACTTCACTCGCAGCAGTGATCGTCGTAATATCGTGAACTGCTACTTCTTCAGCATGACTAGGGCCAGATAATACCACAATCTCTTTGCGTTTGTCTTCTGGAATTTCTTCTGTAAGCACTTCTGAAATGCGTTTATGCGTCCCTTGCTCTAATCCTTTTGACGCATGAATAATGTACGGATTGCCTGCAATATGTTTGGTTACTTCTTGCGCTACGCTACGAATCGCTTTTGTTGGTACGACAAATAAAATAGCATCTACACCAGCAATTGCAGCTTTTAATTCTTTATAACCAACAATGCTTTCTGGGATTTTAATGTTTGGTAAGTAATGTCTGTTTGTATGATACGTGTTAATTTCATCAATTTGTGCTGGATTATGCCCCCACATCGATACATCATGGCCATTTTCAGCTAACACTTGAGCCAAAGCAGTTCCCCAAGAACCCGGGCCTAAGACGGCAATTTTCTGTTTCACGATGGAAACCTCCTCTATTTATAACAAAATTTTCTTTTGCACTCTCTAAAGTCTATCATATTTCCATGTATTTGTCGTTTAGATTAAGTATTCATTATCACCACGAGAACGGTTGTAATCTTTTAAATCTTTCACTTTTTTACGGCGCCAAATAAAGACTGCCCAACCACCAACAAATAACACAAATGACAACAATTGTGACACACGGATTGGTCCAAATAAATACAGACTATCTGTTCGCATCCCTTCAATAAACATGCGACCAAAACTATACCAAATAATATAACTTAAAAAGACTTCGCCTTGTTTTAATAAACCTGTTTTTTTCCGTAAGAAAATCAATAAAAGAAAACCCAGAACATTCCATACTGATTCATATAAAAAAGTTGGTTGACGGTATGCATCATCAATGTACATATTGTCGATGATAAAATCAGGTAAATGTAATTTTTCCAAAAAGGCTCGTGTCGT
This window encodes:
- the ccpA gene encoding catabolite control protein A produces the protein MEKQTITIYDVAREANVSMATVSRVVNGNPNVKPATRKKVLEVIDRLDYRPNAVARGLASKKTTTVGVIIPDVSNMFFASLARGIDDVATMYKYNIILANSDGDSLKEVNVLNNLLAKQVDGVIFMGHRITDEVRGEFSRSKTPVVLAGSIDPDEQVGSVNIDYTAATKDAVSLLAKNGNEKIAFVSGALIDPINGQNRLNGYKEALKESNLEYNEGLIFEAPYSFKDGLAIVDRLLNSGATAAYVTDDELAIGILDGLYDRGVKVPEDFEILTSNNSLLTDVSRPRLSSVSQPLYDIGAVAMRLLTKMMNKEEVEQKTIVLPYNILEKGSTKSN
- a CDS encoding M24 family metallopeptidase; translated protein: MNQEKVNELTRWMKAKKIDVAYVTNPNSIAYLSGFTSDPHERVMALFFSPNQDPFLFTPALEADTARQSNWPYDVVGYLDTQNPWQVIAEEITTRYGKPQQLAIEKSAFTLDRFEQLASYFPTTDFSNDLTTVIQQMQLRKTTAEIETLIEAGNWADVAFEVGFAAIKEGVTEAEIAAEIDYQLKRQGVSHMSFDTTVLVGAHAASPHGAPNQTTVKANELVLFDLGVIWKGYCSDATRTVAYKEPTAFQEKIYKIVLEAQLAAQAAVKPGITASELDKIARDIITDYGYGDAFNHRLGHGIGTSIHEFPSLVAGNDLVIEEGMCFSIEPGIYLPDQVGVRIEDCVYVTKDGCEALTKTPKELCIID
- a CDS encoding YtxH domain-containing protein, with amino-acid sequence MSKKGGFLLGAVIGGTAAAVTALLLAPESGKALRDKLGKQIDDLLDAASDYTDIAKEKGEDLTDLAKEKASEFGQQAEDLAQSLKEKAVDSYEDFQDTSSDFVDIVQDQTSEFANRFKKTADEVADQASDAADDIIIDVKDTAEDVQETVAEGVDEAKDIVIDAKEEAAETTEIAKDDFEETVEELKEKIEENNPEA
- a CDS encoding DUF948 domain-containing protein, with translation MTAGGIAGLIAAIAFAVLVLFLVRVLIKVDKTVSSVQTTISEANNTIKVVTRDVDILSREVEGLLVKSNELLQDVNQKVATIDPLFTAVADLSTSVSELNYSGRNLVSRLGTLGRTTAQATIAGKVGQTAMKFFNKNKENAE
- the tnpA gene encoding IS200/IS605 family transposase is translated as MKKANESLSHTTWKCKYHIVFAPKYRRQVIYGKYKKSIGEIIRTLCERKGVEIIEANACKDHIHLLVSIPPKYSVSGFVGYLKGKSSLMIFDRHANLKYRYGNRKFWCRGYYVDTVGRNKKQIEEYIRNQVQEDYVADQLTLFEEYDPFTGQKNKKK
- the galU gene encoding UTP--glucose-1-phosphate uridylyltransferase GalU, yielding MRVKKAVIPAAGLGTRFLPATKAMAKEMLPIVDKPTIQFIVEEALKSGIEDILIVTGKAKRPIEDHFDANLELEMNLKEKGKDELLKLVEETTDVNLHFIRQSHPRGLGHAVLQAKAFVGNEPFIVMLGDDLMEDTVPLSKQLIDDYERTHASTIAVMDVPHEETSKYGIIDPGDQVEDGLYNVKNFVEKPSPEEAPSDLAIIGRYLLTPEIFDILENQTPGAGNEIQLTDAIDTLNQTQRVFAREFKGKRYDVGDKFGFLKTSIEYGLVHPEVKDNLEAFLIEIGQELAAKKQPVVKEVVEETVVEED
- a CDS encoding NAD(P)H-dependent glycerol-3-phosphate dehydrogenase is translated as MKQKIAVLGPGSWGTALAQVLAENGHDVSMWGHNPAQIDEINTYHTNRHYLPNIKIPESIVGYKELKAAIAGVDAILFVVPTKAIRSVAQEVTKHIAGNPYIIHASKGLEQGTHKRISEVLTEEIPEDKRKEIVVLSGPSHAEEVAVHDITTITAASEVEEAAKYVQDLFMNDYFRIYTNHDVIGVETGAALKNIIAIGAGAIAGLGFGDDAKAAIMTRGLAEISRLGVAMGADPLTFIGLSGVGDLIVTCTSVHSRNWRAGNLLGKGKNLDEVLDNMGMIVEGVATTKAAMELAESLNVDMPITATIYSVLYEGKDIQQAARDIMLRDGKVENEFSQK